The stretch of DNA GAAGATAGAAAGGTTTTTTTAGATAGTTCTTATTATAGTTCAGAAAATCCTAATATGCCTGATTACATAAAAGAAATATTTGATAATGGTTTACCAGCAGACTTTAGGCTTATAGGGGCTACTACTAGAGGACCAGAAGAAATAGTTCCTGCAATTAGATCAAGATGTGTTGAGATATTTTTTAGATCCTTACACCCTGACGAAATAATGTTAATAGCTAAAAATGCAGCTAAAAAGGTTGGGTTAGAGATATCTGATATAGGTTTAAAAACTATAAGTAAATATTGCAATAATGGTAGAGAAGTAGTAAATTTAATTCAACTATGCTCAGGTATTGCTATAAATGAAAATAGAAATAACATAACTATGGCAGATATTCAATGGGTAATTGAAAATGGTCAATATAATGAAATTTTAGATAAAAAAATAAAGGAATCTCCTGAGATAGGCGTAGTAAATGGGCTTGCAGTACACGGAGCTAATATAGGTATGCTTATGGAAATAGAAGCAACTGCTAAAGAGATTACTCATAGAAAAGGAGAACTTAAGGTAACTGGAATAATTGAAGAAGAAGAAATGGGTACTAATAATAGACGTGTAAGAAGAAAAAGTACTGCATATTCTTCAATTCAAAATGTATTAACAGTATTAAATAATATTTTTGATTTAGAATGTGAAAAATTTGATATTCATGTTAACATCCCAGGTGGTATTCCAGTAGATGGACCATCAGCAGGAATAACTATAGCAACAGCTATATATAGTGCTGTTAAAAAGTTAAATGTAAGTAATGAAGTTGCTATGACAGGAGAAATAAGTCTTTTGGGTGGAGTTAAACCAATAGGTGGAGTTTCAGCTAAGATATTAGCCGCTAAAAATGCCGGAGCTAAACGTGTTATTATCCCAATAGAAAATTGGAATGATAAATTTAAGAATATAAAAGATGTAGAGATAATACCTGTAAAGACGTTAAAAGAGGTTATAAATATTGCTATACAAACTAATATACATAGTGAAGAAAAAATAGATGTATTATCAGCAAAAGCAGAAAGTTAAAAGTAAATATTAAAATAGAAAGATATATGAAAGTTAAAAAGATTTACTTTCATATATCTTTTTAATTATTTAAAAAATTATTTTCCTTTAGTATGATTGAAAAAAATATGATTTATGTGTATACTATTAAAGTTACATATTATATGTGTAATGGATGGAGGGGAATAATATGAATGAAAATAAAAACACTCTACCTTTAATTCCTTTAAGAGGAATTACAATTTTTCCTAATATGGTTATGCATTTTGATGTAGGCAGAGAAAAATCTATTGCAGCTGTGGAATCAGCTATGGAACAGCAAGCAGATTTATTCCTTTCAAGCCAAAAGGATCCTAATATAGAAGAGCCTGAATTGGAGGATATACAAGAAATAGGGACCATATGTAAGGTAAAACAGCTTCTTAAGCTTCCAAATAATATAATAAGAGTTTTAGTAGAAGGAATAGAAAGAGCTAAACTTATAAATATCGAAGTAAATGAAGAATATATGGAAGCTACAATAGAAAAATTAGAAGAAGTGCAAGATATAGATAAGCAAGAAATTGAAGCTTATGTAAAAATGTTAAAGAAAAGCTTTAATAAATATATAAGAATTTCAGAAGGTGGAAAGGCAACAAATATAAACTTATTTGAACAAGTTAATGATTATAGTGAATTAACTGACGTTGTTGCATCTTATGTAATTATAGATGAAGATAAAAAACAAGAAATTCTTCAAGAATTAAATGTGATAAGAAGAATAGAAAAGTTACTTGCAATAATAGAAAATGAAATTGATATTATAAAGGTAGAGAAAAAAATAGGGAATAAATTAAAAGATAGTATGGATAAATCTCAAAGAGAATACTATCTAAGAGAGCAAATTAGAGTAATCCAAGAGGAACTTGGCGAAGATGATGATGACAAGAAAGAACTTTCAAGATATGAAGAAAAAATAAAAAATGCGAAATTGCCTAAGTATGTTAAGGAAAAGGCTAAAAGTGAACTTTCAAGATTAAAGTCAGCTGGAAGCAGTTCAGAAGGTAATGTAATAAGAAATTATTTAGATTGGATTTTGGACATTCCATGGAATAAGTCTACTAAAGATAACTTTAATATTAATAAAGCTGAAGATATACTTGATAAAGAACACTATGGACTTGAAGAAGTAAAAGAGAGAATTGTTGAGTATTTAGCAGTAAAGCAATATACAAATAGTTTAAAGGGACCGATTTTATGTTTAGTTGGACCACCTGGAGTTGGTAAGACATCTATAGCAAAATCAGTAGCAAAAGCTACAAATAGAAATTTTGTAAGAATGTCTTTAGGTGGATTAAAGGATGAAGCAGAAATACGAGGACATAGAAAGACTTATGTTGGAGCTATTCCAGGTAGAATTGTTTATTCTATAAAAGAAGCGAAGTCTAACAATCCTTTAATGTTACTAGATGAAATTGATAAGCTAGGTTTTGATCACAAAGGAAATGTGGCAGATGCTTTATTAGAAGTATTAGATAGCGAACAAAATAATACTTTTAGAGATCATTATTTAGAATTAGATATGGACTTATCAAAGGTAATGTTCATAACTACAGCTAATTCTTTAGATAATATACCATCACCATTATTAGATAGAATGGAGATAATTGAAGTATCAGGCTATACTTATGAAGAAAAATTCCATATTGCTAAGAAATATCTAATTCCTAAGATATTAAAAGAACATAAGTTAAATAGTGAAAAGTTTAAGGTATCTGATGGAGCTATTAAAGATATTATAAATAGTTATACTTGTGAATCAGGTGTAAGAAGTTTAGAAAGAGTTTTATCTAAATTAGTAAGAAAATCTCTTACAGAAATGATAAAAAAGGAAAAGGAAGTAACTAATATTACAACTTCTAGAATTCAAAAGTATTTAGGAGCTCCTATATATTCTTATGATAAGAGAGAACATGAAGATAGAGTAGGAGTAGTAAAAGGTATGGCATGGACAGCAGCAGGGGGAGATACACTTCCTGTAGAAGCTGTTACTATGAAAGGTACTGGTAAATTAGAATTAACAGGACAATTAGGAGATGTAATGAAGGAATCTGCTAAAATAGCTTTTGGATATGTTAGAGCTAATGCTAATAAGTTTGGCATAAAAGAAGATTTCTACAAGGATACAGATATTCATATACATTTTCCAGAAGGTGCTATTAAGAAGGATGGACCATCAGCAGGGATAACAATAACAACAGCTATAGTTTCAGCGTTAACTAATAAAAAAGTAAGAAGTAATGTATCAATGACAGGCGAAGTAACCTTAACTGGTAGAGTTATGCCAATAGGTGGATTAAAGGAAAAATCAATAGCAGCCTTTAGAGCTGGTATTGATACTATAATAATTCCTAAAGAAAATGAAAAAGATATAGTTAAAATACCTTCAACTATAAAAAACAAGTTAAATATTATTGTTGTAGAAGATGTAAAAGAGGTATTAAATAAAGTAATAATTGGAGTTGATACTATTGATAAAAATTAAAAATTCAGAGTTTATTATATCAGCTGTTAAAAGACATCAATATCCTGAAACAGGATTGCCAGAAGTAGCTTTTGTAGGACGCTCAAATGTTGGGAAAAGTTCAATAATAAATGCATTAACAAATAGAAAAAAATTAGCTAAAGTAAGCCAAACACCAGGAAAAACTAGATTAATAAATTTCTTTATGATAAATTCAGGAGAATTTTATTTAGTAGATTTACCTGGGTATGGATATGCTAAAGTTTCTAAAAAAGAGCAAGAAAGCTGGGGAAATACTATAGAAACTTATTTAACAGGAAGAGAGCAGTTAAAGAGAGTTATACTATTAGTAGATTCAAGACATAAGCCAACAACGCAAGATATACAAATGCATGAATGGATTAAGCATTTTGGATATGAAGAGATTGTAGTAGCGACAAAGAGTGATAAGCTTTCTAATAATGACCTAAGAAAAAGTGAAAAAATAATAAAAGAAACATTAAAACTAGATTCTAATGATAAGTTATATTTCTTCTCATCACTAAATAAAAAAGGTAAGGACCAATTGATTGATAATCTTTTTAGTGGTTTAGTACAAATGGAAGAAAATGTAGAAGAGTAATAGTTCTAAGAACCTGTAGGAATGGGTATTTCTACAGGTTCTTTCTTTTTATTTTAAAAAATTAAATATTTAAGCTTAAAATACAGTGTCAATTTTAATTTAAGCTCATAGTATATAGTATAAACAAACAAAAAAACTAAAAAATCCCAAGGAGGAGTAAATTATGGAAATGAATGAAATTCTAAATGGTTTAAATTCATGCGGATGTAACGATGGAGGGACACCACAATGTGCACCACAATGTATACCAGCATGCGATAATGGATGTGGCTGTGGATTCGGCTCATGGATATGGATATTATTAATCCTATTCTATAGTAATGGATCATGTATGTGGGGAAATAACGGATGCGGCTGTGGATGTGGCTGTGAGTCTAAGAAATCATGTGGATGTGGCTGTGGAGCTAATAATGGAAGCTGCTCATCATATTTATTCCTATTAGTTATCTTATTCTTATGTGCTGGCTGTGGATTTGGCTGTGGTTCAGACAATGGTAACTTAGGTAACTTATTTGGATGTTGCTAATAAAAACTATTAAAAAACCTGTTAAAAAACCTGATTTTAGGAAGGAG from Clostridium chauvoei encodes:
- the lonB gene encoding ATP-dependent protease LonB; the protein is MTQILIVLQVVTMVVFIFYMMSNNKNTRSTKVVIDKENTKEMDKLTKMRSIQLTQPLTEKSRPSTFEEIIGQEQGIKALKAALCGPNPQHVIIYGPPGVGKTAAARLVLEEAKKMAKSPFKQDAKFVEIDATTIRFDERGIADPLIGSVHDPIYQGAGNLGIAGIPQPKPGAVTKAHGGMLFIDEIGELHPIELNKLLKVLEDRKVFLDSSYYSSENPNMPDYIKEIFDNGLPADFRLIGATTRGPEEIVPAIRSRCVEIFFRSLHPDEIMLIAKNAAKKVGLEISDIGLKTISKYCNNGREVVNLIQLCSGIAINENRNNITMADIQWVIENGQYNEILDKKIKESPEIGVVNGLAVHGANIGMLMEIEATAKEITHRKGELKVTGIIEEEEMGTNNRRVRRKSTAYSSIQNVLTVLNNIFDLECEKFDIHVNIPGGIPVDGPSAGITIATAIYSAVKKLNVSNEVAMTGEISLLGGVKPIGGVSAKILAAKNAGAKRVIIPIENWNDKFKNIKDVEIIPVKTLKEVINIAIQTNIHSEEKIDVLSAKAES
- the lon gene encoding endopeptidase La; the protein is MNENKNTLPLIPLRGITIFPNMVMHFDVGREKSIAAVESAMEQQADLFLSSQKDPNIEEPELEDIQEIGTICKVKQLLKLPNNIIRVLVEGIERAKLINIEVNEEYMEATIEKLEEVQDIDKQEIEAYVKMLKKSFNKYIRISEGGKATNINLFEQVNDYSELTDVVASYVIIDEDKKQEILQELNVIRRIEKLLAIIENEIDIIKVEKKIGNKLKDSMDKSQREYYLREQIRVIQEELGEDDDDKKELSRYEEKIKNAKLPKYVKEKAKSELSRLKSAGSSSEGNVIRNYLDWILDIPWNKSTKDNFNINKAEDILDKEHYGLEEVKERIVEYLAVKQYTNSLKGPILCLVGPPGVGKTSIAKSVAKATNRNFVRMSLGGLKDEAEIRGHRKTYVGAIPGRIVYSIKEAKSNNPLMLLDEIDKLGFDHKGNVADALLEVLDSEQNNTFRDHYLELDMDLSKVMFITTANSLDNIPSPLLDRMEIIEVSGYTYEEKFHIAKKYLIPKILKEHKLNSEKFKVSDGAIKDIINSYTCESGVRSLERVLSKLVRKSLTEMIKKEKEVTNITTSRIQKYLGAPIYSYDKREHEDRVGVVKGMAWTAAGGDTLPVEAVTMKGTGKLELTGQLGDVMKESAKIAFGYVRANANKFGIKEDFYKDTDIHIHFPEGAIKKDGPSAGITITTAIVSALTNKKVRSNVSMTGEVTLTGRVMPIGGLKEKSIAAFRAGIDTIIIPKENEKDIVKIPSTIKNKLNIIVVEDVKEVLNKVIIGVDTIDKN
- the yihA gene encoding ribosome biogenesis GTP-binding protein YihA/YsxC, encoding MKIKNSEFIISAVKRHQYPETGLPEVAFVGRSNVGKSSIINALTNRKKLAKVSQTPGKTRLINFFMINSGEFYLVDLPGYGYAKVSKKEQESWGNTIETYLTGREQLKRVILLVDSRHKPTTQDIQMHEWIKHFGYEEIVVATKSDKLSNNDLRKSEKIIKETLKLDSNDKLYFFSSLNKKGKDQLIDNLFSGLVQMEENVEE